DNA sequence from the Juglans microcarpa x Juglans regia isolate MS1-56 chromosome 5S, Jm3101_v1.0, whole genome shotgun sequence genome:
ATGTCAAAATTgagtttctctctcttttatatcCATGTAGCTTGGTGTAGATACTGTTCCAGTTCTCATCGGGCCTATGTCCTACTTGTTGCTGTCTAAGCCTGCAAAGGGTGTTGAGAAGACCTTCCCCCTTCTCTCCCTTCTTGGCAAAATCCTTCCTATTTACAAGTATGATGTGAAAacaatagtattttattttttggttactAGATCTAGattgatttaaatttaaaaattttcttttgtatcaATGGATAAATCTCCAGGGAAGTGGTCACTGAGCTTAAAGCAGCTGGTGCTTCCTGGATTCAGTTTGATGAACCCACCCTTGTGATGGATCTTGACTCTCACAAATTGCAAACATTCACTGATGCCTACGCTGAATTAGAATCATCTTTATCTGGCTTGAATGTGCTCATTGAGACCTACTTTGCTGATGTTCCCTCTGAGGCATACAAGACACTCACTGCTTTGAAGGGTGTCTCTGCCTATGGATTTGATCTCATTCGTGGGGCTAATACTCTTGATTTGATCAAGGGTGGATTCCCCAAGGGTAAATACCTCTTTGCTGGAGTCGTTGATGGAAGGAACATCTGGGCTAATGATCTTGCTGCTTCTTTTGGTACATTGCAGGCTCTTGAGGGCATTGTGGGCAAAGGTACTAAtcttttactcaatttttttactcatgGTGAAAAATGTTaccattaaataaatttatcatgttcttttttttttggtttgcgCAGATAAGCTTGTGGTTTCTACCTCGTGCTCGCTTCTCCACACTGCTGTTGATCTAGTTAATGAGACCAAGCTTGACAAAGAGATCAAATCATGGCTTGCTTTTGCAGCACAGAAAGTTGTTGAAGTGAATGCATTGGCCAAGGCATTGGCTGGTCAGAAGGATGAGGTAGCCTCCCTTTGTTTGTGTTTCCACTGAAAGTACAAAATCCCATTGCGGTGATTCAGTCCATATTAATCATGTAGATACAACATGGTTTAATTAGCAGTGTTAAAAATCTTTTGAAGTTAGAAGAGACGTTGGTTAAATAACGAATATATCTTTTGATAATTTAATGAaactttttgtttgtaattctGAAAGAAATATCGAACATCAACCACATTGAAGGCAACTTGGCTCTGAgtttgtttgttaatttttgcTATTGTTGATAAGAATGTTTGTGGCTTTGTTTTCAGGCATTCTTCTCCTCTAATGCTGCAGCTCAAGCATCAAGAAAGTCCTCCCCTAGAGTGACTAATGAGGCTGTTCAGAAAGCTGTGAGTACttcgttttttgtttttctgcatTGTGAGTCTATGTTGCATGTCTCTGCAATTAATGATGTCTTGATTCCTTGCTTTATCAGGCTGCTGCTTTGAAGGGTTCTGACCACCGCCGTGCTACAAATGTGAGTACCAGACTCGATGCCCAGCAGAAGAATCTCAACCTTCCAATTCTCCCAACCACCACAATTGGTTCCTTCCCTCAGACCATTGAACTCAGGAGGGTGCGCCGTGAGTACAAGGCCAAGAAGTTAGTCAAGCTGGCATCTCCTTGTTTTAATTACAACATGAGGTTTTGATTGTTTAAATAATGTATGTCCTGATCTATGTTCCTTAGGATCTCTGAGGATACGTATGTTAAGGCCATTAAGGAGGAAATTAGCAAAGTTGTCAAGCTCCAAGAAGACCTTGACATTGATGTTCTGGTTCATGGAGAGCCTGAGGTGAGATTTCCTATAATAGCACAAtctatttaaagaaaaaagtatgAAATATCTCATGCATTCTTATGAACTAAAGTGAGGAAATCACACCATAAACTGTAAATTGCTATCTTTTTTGGATTATGCAccctaaacttctaaaagttTCAATTCACATCCTACGCTACCAAATCTCGACAATTTTCACATTCTGTCAAACTTTGACTCTAAAGATTGTGTCACGTGTTCTATTTTTCATCAATCTTAACTGTGGTTGAGCCCTAACCGAGACTGTACATTGTAAAATCTTGGTAGTTTAGGATGTCAATTGCTGGTTTTTCTAATTAGAGATGCAAATGAAAATACAATGGTAGTTCTAGGTGCTAAATGTAATATttccaattaaaattttgaagagcAATGTGTATGACTGGGTTACCTTTTTGTTCTCCGTGGTTTCTTAcctattaaataatatagaacAAAAAGATATAGGATATCTAACGTGTTGCTCCTAATCATGGAGAATGTTCTTAACTAATTGTGGAAAGAAACTCCTCACAGAGGAACGACATGGTTGAGTACTTCGGAGAGCAGTTGTCAGGTTTTGCCTTTACTGTCAATGGGTGGGTGCAATCTTATGGATCTCGTTGTGTGAAGCCACCCATCATCTACGGTGATGTGAGCCGCCCCAAGCCAATGACTGTCTTCTGGTCCTCTACAGCTCAGAGCATGACTGCTCGCCCAATGAAAGGAATGCTTACTGGACCTGTTACCATTCTTAACTGGTCCTTTGTTCGAAATGACCAGCCAAGGTATGAATGACCTTGATCCATTATTTGAAAGTGTAAAAGAACTAAAcagataataaagaaaaaaaaaagtggcaaACTATTCCTGTTGATGGTTTCTAGCCCCAATTTTCTAACATGATACGTATTCCTCTTCCCAGATATGAGACTTGCTATCAGATAGCCTTGGCCATAAAAAATGAAGTGGAGGATCTTGAGAAAGCTGGTATTAATGTTATCCAAATCGATGAGGCTGCTTTAAGAGAAGGGCTGCCCCTAAGGAAGTCTGAGCAAGCTTACTACTTGGAATGGGCTGTTCACTCCTTCAGGATCACCAACTGTGGTGTCAAGGATACTACCCAGGTTTATCTCTTTCTCCTTCGTTCAGACATCACTGTTTAGCTTTTTGTTTCATTATGGTTgcttcaattattattttttaatctttcaacAACAGATTCACACCCACATGTGCTACTCTAACTTCAATGACATCATCCACTCAATTATTGACATGGATGCTGATGTGATCACCATTGAGAACTCCCGTTCTGATGAGAAGCTCCTGTCGGTCTTCCGTGAAGGAGTCAAGTATGGTGCTGGTATTGGCCCTGGTGTCTATGACATCCACTCCCCCAGAATACCATCAACTGAGGAGATTGCTGACCGTATTAACAAGATGCTTGCTGTGCTCGAGACAAACATCTTGTGGGTTAACCCTGACTGTGGACTCAAGACTCGCAAGTATTCTGAGGTTAAGCCTGCTCTCAAAAACATGGTTGCCGCTGCCAAGCTCCTCCGCACCCAGCTTGCCAGTGCTAAGTGAGTCATAAGAGATTTGGGAGGTTGAACCTCCAAATACATCACTTATTTACTTCAATTGggcaagaaaaggaaagaaattccTGCTTTGTTTGAATAACTGTGATGAAATATTTCTTGGGCCTAATATTCTCTTGAGAgcaattgattttattttattttttaaaaaatgttgtaattttGGGCTCTGCCTCCATTATCTTTCAAAGGCACCAAACTGCTGTGTTTCAGGGGATGAGAATTGAAGAAACGTCATTTGACAGTTTGTGCATTTGAATATATGTATGCTTTCTATCTGTTCGTTTTATTTTACATCACTGCAATGGCGCCCAACTCTTTTGAAATATGATGTGCGTTTGGTAGACCGTAAAGCCCGACATGGATCAAACCATTTATACATAACCAATCTATTTATCTACTCCGTACTTACCTGAAGAACTACGGTAACATCCTACATCTTGTGTGACTGCATTGTGGTAGACTCATGAATGCTAGTTTGGGCTTGTTAAAGGTTCAGGAATAtaggattttatattttaggagGTACTGAACCATACCCTTGTTGAGAGAGGGGCACAAAAGATTGAGATCACTTGTGATACGAAGCAATCTAGACCtgagttttaaaaagttttgaatttcggTAATGGAATGAAAGATTTCGGTGTACGAATTCGGAATagttgataaattatatataaaaatgattatatatataattatattctaaaataacagTCTTAAAACCATACTTAGTTGATTTTAGTAATAGACGTTAACATGAGAGAGCATATAAACGTTAACCCCTTCagacaagaagaaaaataatagaactgGTAGAAAAACTTTGGGGCTATCTGggtctcaaaagaaaaattttcataGTCCGACTAGGAACGAGATCTTCCTTACATTCCAAACAAGTATCAACATACATAAAGACAGAAATGAGAAGAAACTTTAGACCGGATTCAAAAGTGGGGCTGGGCTTCATTTCTTAAGCATTTAGCTCCTCTATTCACTCATCCTCCAAAAGATGCAAAAGAGTAAGTCTtccctcttttctcttctttcttcttcttcttcttctttttttttcgcCATTTTCTAGCAATCCTTTAGGAACCTAATACAAAACGGTGTCGTGGAGCTTGCTGAGAAAACGGTGCCGTCTAATGATAAGAAGAATGAAGTGTTGCATTGCCAGTTAGTTAAGCCATGCGTTGGAATACATTTTGGAATAGTCTTCCTCTCGACTCGAAAACTTTCTAGTGAGGTCCTTCACTTTCGGTGGAAGGGATCTTTGCCTAGGGCAAGTTTTTTACCTGCTTAAATTTTTCTGATAACTCAGTTGTATGCGTTGCTTTACTTCTGGTTTGAAGCTTTGGTTCAAATGGATGAGGAACTTTCAGAATTATGGAGTAAGTTTTCCTTAACTAAAGAGGAAAGGTATGAAATTGTAATCACTGACCATGACATCGAGAATAATATGAGGAAAGGGAGGTTGTGTCTGGGGGGAAAAGTAATAGCtgataaaaagattaataagGATGCGTTCAAGAACACGATGTTAAAAGTGTGGAAATCCTGTGTTGGAGTGAAAATTCATGAGGTAGGAGACAATCTTTATGTGTTTGAATTCCAAACTGAGGAAGATTTGAATAAAATCTGGGGAGGTCAGCCTTGGTTATTTGATACTAATCTggtttgcataaaaaaattcgaTGGTGTTACTCCACCAGCTGATATGAATTTTAATTCCACTACCTTGTGGGTTCAACTTCTTAATCTACCTCTTGGATGCATGAATAAGGAAATTGGAGGTAGGATTGGATCCACTATTGGTAAAGTTATCGAGGTGGAGGCTGATTATGATGAGAATTGCTGGGAAAATGGATTAGAGTGCAAGTTGAGGTTGATTTAATTAAACATTTAATAAGAGGGAAAATTATGGAGCTGATGGGATAGAAAAGTTTTATTCCTTTTAGATATAAAAGGCTAcctaggttttgttttaaatgtggaGCTATTATGCATGGTGTGCAAGGATGTATAGGGAAACATAAACACACGGAAGACACAAAGGATTACAATTTGCAACAATATGGATCATGGTTGCATGCTTCAAGCTCTACTGCAGTTTCTAGCTATGGCAGCACCTCAGGTCCATCCTTTCCTTCTTTTATAAAGACAGGGTCATGTAATAAAGGGGAAAAACTAGCTCAAAAAGAAATTCAGTTGGTTGAGATGGAGTCAAGTCAGGAATTGTTGAAGCATCATCCAATAGAAGAGGATAAAGCAGAAAGCAATGTAGGCCAGCTTCAAAGTGAGGATTTACTTGTGCTCAACAGGGAGGCAGAACCAAAAGAATTAGTACttgataattacaactttcatcATACTGTGCTCTCCAAAGAGCAACTcttctcaaaatctcaaaaagtgCTGAGTTGGAATCCCATTCTAACTAAGGATTCTTGTGGTTCACTTATGCTTCGATTGTAACAAAAGATTCCCTTTTTATGTGGAAAAGGCCCGTGTCAATAATTATGATTTTACGTATGGACAATTCCTCAATATCTTGTTCATTcgcaacaaaatattttctttgtgcggcggtaaaaaaaaaacatgctttTTTGGAGAGAGATACTATTTCACCAATCGAGTCACAGTAAATGCTTGAGCTTGAGAAGCTTCTGGTCTAGTGGGCCCGTAAAACTCACTAGGATAAGCggtattattgaaccaaacaaagcaacaagcaataaaaccaaaaacagCTAAAGCACCTAAACTATAAGACAAgtaagccaaaatcaagtcaaaatCAATTGAAAACTCAAGGGAATAGAAATTCCTTGAAtccacaattaatttgaaaactctctaagaaagccaaaatcaagtcaatggatggaaaatctagacctgatgagaactcgtttcaagaacctagattatattaaaatctagacctattgaagaacccgtctcaagagaTTACAAacgaggaacgccacaaaggttgtgatttacctttgataagttcaaaagttctatcaagaataagatgagtaaaactcaactcacaatgaataaattcatcaaatttcataaaacttcttaacatgaggtcACATatagtatttaaaccaaacctaattaaaaccctagccaaaataataccccaacttccaaaaatacccctgagtgaacagtgccgcggctacagtacgttgctacagtaactcggctacaaTACTAACaataaccctagttcaataaaataataacttttccaacatgcccttgcataggccccccttaagtccttcacataataaactcaattattgtaaactaataaaataagccctttaaatgaatcaaataagttgaaagccttttaaagcctttaagtcatgttgttgccatcttctatagcttatcatattaatcaaaacttgatttccatccttcaagcccatcttgaatgttgggctcttgctaaactcgtcccaagtggattgcatcaatcctttcATTGTCTCATTAATCTTCTTGGCtcatctggaagttgcaaaagatctttaagactaggcccatcttggttcccatcaattttgtttcttatggAAACAAAATTGCAAAAGATGAACTTAGATGCTGTGAAACTAAAATTTGGACTCAAGTGTTTACTTTCTGTTGACAGTGTGGGAAGAAGTTGATATGAACCTacgggaatgaaatctcttgaacccacagtcaatttgaaaactctccaagaaagccaaaatcaagtcaatggatggagaatctagacccgataagaattcgtttcaagaacctagattatattaaaatatagacctgttgaagaacctagattacaaaggaggaacgccacaaaggttgtgatttacctttgataagttcaattAAGGACAAAAGGAGtcaaactcaactcacaatgaacaaattcattaaatttcttaaaatgaggcaacaaagagtatttaaaccaaaacctaattaaaaccctagccaaattAATGcaccttttacccaaaatgcccctggatgaacagtacGGCGATGAACAGTGCATCGGCTACAATAACACTACAGTAACcccttgaaaccctagttcctaaaatgtaactttccaaataagcccttggccaaaatacaaggccttcccaaaaaccctagttcataagaaataagacatatgtgggccaagcctCCTCAAgtccaattattctagactaattcctataactaataaaataagcccctttaataaaataaacaagtccaaggcgttcaatcatataatcataataggcccccatcttgaatattcagctcttgctagactcttcccaagtagattgcaccaatccttgcattgcttccatgatcttctttgctcttgatcttgtaattgacccatctggaagttgcaaaggatctttaagactaggcccaccttggttcccatcattccccctctcctcaaaaggattcgaccttgAATATCCACCTggattaaaaggaaaaatgttagtaacattgaaaatagcaaaacatgatacttacttgaaagatctacttcatatgtattttaaattaattttcacaagaaattgaaaatattcatctaagctactcctatcatcaacaagcaaagccatcaaaggtaaatgagtaagtggattaaaaccataaacaacctcaaatagagaataagaaatagtagtatgcaaggttttatatgcacactctaataagggcaaatgatactcccgcaaatgtccatgtagcaattcaatgaatgacaaatgatactcccacaaacgttcatgaaacacactaAAGTTTTCcgtacaccactccaattatatgcaaactcaatgaatgacaagtaatacttccacaaatgttcatgcaacacgttaatgaatgacaaatgatacttccacaaacgttcatgcaatacgtcagtgaatggaaaatgatactcccacaaacgttcacgcaacatattgaaagtcttccttaaaccaaagttacccaacaaaccaccatgtctatcacacacaagcaacttaagcataaaactagttggcacacaaaatctattctctctaaacaagtacccatctaatttatagaacttaccaaacgatgctttttcacatgttccatacacactagcaaagtcatcatcattagcatgcaattccttattatattcaagtcctaataattttgcatctaaaatgaagataaagacgtaccttcttgctaaagcatcaaccacaaaattttccataccttgtgtgtatttgaatacatgaggaaaagtctcaacacagtcctcccacttagcatgcattatagtcaacg
Encoded proteins:
- the LOC121267455 gene encoding 5-methyltetrahydropteroyltriglutamate--homocysteine methyltransferase; its protein translation is MASHIVGYPRMGPKRELKFALESFWDGKSSAEDLKKVAADLRSSIWKQMADAGIKHIPSNTFSYYDQVLDTTAMLGAVPPRYNWNGGEIGFDIYFSMARGNASVPAMEMTKWFDTNYHFIVPELGPDVKFSYASHKAVEEFKEAKALGVDTVPVLIGPMSYLLLSKPAKGVEKTFPLLSLLGKILPIYKEVVTELKAAGASWIQFDEPTLVMDLDSHKLQTFTDAYAELESSLSGLNVLIETYFADVPSEAYKTLTALKGVSAYGFDLIRGANTLDLIKGGFPKGKYLFAGVVDGRNIWANDLAASFGTLQALEGIVGKDKLVVSTSCSLLHTAVDLVNETKLDKEIKSWLAFAAQKVVEVNALAKALAGQKDEAFFSSNAAAQASRKSSPRVTNEAVQKAAAALKGSDHRRATNVSTRLDAQQKNLNLPILPTTTIGSFPQTIELRRVRREYKAKKISEDTYVKAIKEEISKVVKLQEDLDIDVLVHGEPERNDMVEYFGEQLSGFAFTVNGWVQSYGSRCVKPPIIYGDVSRPKPMTVFWSSTAQSMTARPMKGMLTGPVTILNWSFVRNDQPRYETCYQIALAIKNEVEDLEKAGINVIQIDEAALREGLPLRKSEQAYYLEWAVHSFRITNCGVKDTTQIHTHMCYSNFNDIIHSIIDMDADVITIENSRSDEKLLSVFREGVKYGAGIGPGVYDIHSPRIPSTEEIADRINKMLAVLETNILWVNPDCGLKTRKYSEVKPALKNMVAAAKLLRTQLASAK